The following coding sequences are from one Campylobacter sp. RM16187 window:
- a CDS encoding ATP-binding protein, which produces MKYLLEFIGSNAKDSNLSALINCNENEAKILQFLSKAYIDGSAQNSVYDVLKAIFGDESGYKFLNHLEDIRSLIDNGWINQSFSIFKTAETKPNQSNLLTLLHTEISLSAAFLKILENGNVSIKMPEITAYEDHLEYLKDQFLRIELYARFALFDPNSSNEAKNRLEKEIQTLNETIKKRLNLTKIILVVEQIFKENSLDEKEQIIFLALLKEEYAGEFDSSRDLNALTSILGGDEFQRAKNRSLLDDGSRLIESGLIDYDEILSTLGNITRSFFINDDVLQRIMHPKNEKKSKKLELASIVKEQEIFELIEPATSIDDVVLSDKTKELMDAILKQVDKKVLARLSSWGIKSRRAIDVKIIFYGAAGTGKTMSAIGLAKSLKKMVLSFDCSKILSKYVGESEQNVRKIFDTYKEICAKSKSEPVLLLNEADQFLSTRTESSSGADKMHNQMQNIFLEQIEKFEGVLIATTNFLQSLDSAFSRRFDYKIEFKKPDFAARLAIWRKVMPENASFEDGFDIKELAKFDLSGAQIMLVLKNTALKVAIRDDGIFTLKDFENEIKREISSAFDEEKKVGF; this is translated from the coding sequence GTGAAATATCTTCTTGAATTTATCGGCTCAAACGCCAAAGACTCAAATTTAAGCGCGCTCATAAACTGCAATGAAAACGAGGCCAAAATTCTTCAATTTCTAAGCAAAGCCTACATAGACGGTAGCGCTCAAAACAGCGTTTATGACGTGCTTAAAGCTATATTTGGCGACGAGAGCGGATATAAATTCCTAAATCATTTAGAAGATATCAGATCACTCATTGATAACGGCTGGATAAATCAAAGTTTTAGCATATTTAAAACTGCCGAAACCAAGCCAAATCAATCAAATTTACTCACTTTACTTCACACCGAAATTTCACTCTCTGCGGCGTTTTTAAAAATTTTAGAAAACGGTAATGTTAGTATCAAGATGCCTGAGATTACAGCGTATGAGGATCATTTGGAGTATCTTAAAGATCAGTTTTTACGCATCGAACTTTATGCGAGATTTGCTCTTTTTGATCCAAACAGCTCAAACGAGGCTAAAAACAGGCTCGAAAAAGAGATACAAACCCTTAACGAAACGATAAAAAAACGCCTAAATTTAACTAAAATCATCCTTGTCGTTGAGCAAATTTTTAAAGAAAATTCGCTTGATGAAAAGGAGCAAATTATCTTTCTAGCTCTTTTAAAAGAGGAGTACGCAGGCGAATTTGATAGTTCCCGCGATCTAAATGCGCTTACTAGTATTTTGGGCGGTGATGAGTTTCAAAGGGCTAAAAACCGCTCGCTTTTGGATGACGGCTCAAGGCTTATTGAAAGCGGGCTGATTGATTACGACGAGATTTTAAGCACGCTAGGCAACATCACGCGAAGCTTTTTTATAAACGATGACGTTTTGCAGCGCATAATGCATCCAAAAAACGAGAAAAAGAGCAAGAAGCTTGAACTCGCAAGCATAGTTAAAGAGCAAGAAATTTTCGAGCTGATCGAGCCTGCGACAAGTATCGATGATGTAGTGCTAAGCGACAAGACAAAAGAGCTAATGGATGCGATTTTAAAGCAAGTTGACAAAAAGGTCTTAGCTCGCCTTTCAAGCTGGGGTATCAAGTCGCGCCGAGCTATAGACGTTAAGATCATCTTTTACGGAGCTGCTGGAACCGGTAAAACGATGAGCGCCATAGGGCTTGCAAAGAGCCTTAAAAAGATGGTTTTAAGCTTTGACTGCTCCAAAATTTTAAGCAAATATGTTGGAGAGAGCGAACAAAATGTGCGCAAAATTTTTGATACATATAAAGAAATTTGCGCTAAAAGCAAGAGTGAGCCCGTATTATTGCTAAATGAGGCCGATCAGTTTCTAAGCACAAGGACGGAGAGCTCAAGCGGGGCTGATAAGATGCATAATCAAATGCAAAATATCTTTTTAGAGCAAATTGAGAAATTTGAAGGCGTTTTGATAGCCACGACAAATTTCTTGCAAAGCCTTGATAGTGCGTTTTCAAGAAGATTTGACTATAAAATAGAGTTTAAAAAGCCGGATTTTGCGGCACGCCTTGCCATTTGGCGTAAGGTTATGCCTGAAAATGCGAGTTTTGAAGATGGATTTGACATCAAAGAGCTTGCAAAATTTGATCTAAGCGGTGCGCAAATCATGCTCGTGCTTAAAAACACAGCTCTTAAAGTCGCCATTAGAGATGATGGAATTTTTACTCTTAAAGACTTTGAAAATGAGATCAAACGCGAAATTTCAAGCGCCTTTGACGAAGAGAAAAAAGTAGGCTTTTAA